The window AGTGTTTGGGATACATCTGTTGATTGACCATAACATTCTTAGCTACACGATACATTCAAGAAAATGAGGTGTACTACTCTTTGTTCTGCATGGAATGAAAGAATTCAGTTTCAAATTTTAGCCTTCAACATCCATTAAAGAAGCCCATCATTCCTTTTCTCTTCACACTGAAACAGGCAATACTGAGATTGGTATCCTCACAATGTGATTCAAACTTCCTGTAAGAATAATCCCACCAAAGCTATAGTCCTCCATTGCTTGGGTCACATTCAACTGTATTTCCAAATCCTGGGTTCCCTGTGGAACTATGGTAAATGAAGGTGGATTCAAACTAACCATTACTCCCTTTGGTGGTATGACTGAGCACAGGTATGTCTCTTGCTTGCTTCCTATGTTCTTCACATTTCGTCTCACTAACAGGGTTCCTCTTAGTTCTGATATTGTCACTGAAGGAAGGTTCAGGTCAGAGAGGTGGTTTAGCAACTGAGTACATACTCCTCCGGTGATTGCTCTGATTGTAGCAGGATTGACATTGGGCAGAGAGCACAAGAAACTGATGTAGTCTTCAAACCCTGCTTTGGGTATGCATAAAAACTTATAGAAAAGAATAGTAGCAGAAGCTCAAATTGGTAAATCTACATCCATACTAAAAAAGAACAGAAAGTAACCTGATGTTAAGACAAGGCCTGGATCAATGGCATGGTTTGGACTGATGAAGCCAGCACCAAAATCAAAATGAGTTGAGAGATACAAGCTGCCAATATCATATCCTTCTGCCATTATGGGTTCTCCAAGGTTATCAACAATGGTGGCAGTGGTGGACATTGCAGAAGCAATCATAGATGGAGTCCATGAAGGGTTGTATTGCTTGATCAGAGCAGCTATTCCCGCAACATGAGGGGTCGCCATGCTGGTACCAGACAATAGAGCAAAACTGTATCCTAAAAAACCAGTCGAGTTTAGTTTGTGAATCTACCTATCTACCTTCATAAACCATTCTAAAAAAACTATTAACTAAGCTGTGATCATAACATAGAATCCTGGGtaaatttcagttttttttgGCAAATATACCAGATAGGATTGGATCTAAGATGCTAATGGGGCTCCAAGCTGCCCATACTTGGTGCCCTGGTGCCAAAATATCAGGCTTCAGCACATCAACAGGCTTCCTACTTTTGTCAATGAAATCTGGTCCCCTGGAAGAGAATCTGCTCACAATGGGGGCTCGTCCAGTGAAAAAACTAATTCTTCCCTCCCCTATAGCTGCTCTCCCACTAAACCTGACTGCAAGTCCTGTCTGATCTCTGTATGTTTGCTGTTCATAGTATTGTGCTATAATCTGAAAAAACCAAGAAGATAAGACAACTCATTCTCATTTACCTTTGGTTAAGAGCATAGGCTATAGTTTTCCATTATATATGTTATCATCCACACCTGTGTTTCAGCAACTCTTGGAATCAAAATCCCTGGAACAGAAAATGGCAAGGGTTCTGCTATGAAATCGCCGTAGTTGGGGTTTGCAACTAGAACAAACCCCATGAATCCTAGGGCTCTTGCTGTGTCAATGATGGCAGTGAGGGTAGAGTTTCCATTAAAGAAGCCTGTTGAGAAGATGCAGATAACAACACTGCCTTGCACTAGAAGAGGGTCCAGTGCTTCAGCAAATTGGCACTCCTCAACATACTGTGCAGTCCTTGGGAATGTCCCATTCACCTTAACAGCATCCTTGGCCAACACCAGCTTATATTGAAGTAAACCATTTCCCAAGGTTGGTCCTGAGTGACAGAAACATTATCAGTAGAATAAATGAGAATCTCTAGATGGAAACTACCTGATAATCCCACATCCTAGTGCTAATACTGCTATTAGATTGATTCTAGGAAACACTTATAACTTTCCTAgtatttgaaaacttttattaaaaaggttGTTTCTAAGTGCTAAAAAGACTAGAAACCGTTCCTAGAACCACTGATGAACAAGCTCTTAGCAACGATGAACCCAAAAACTAAAGTTACCTGATAATCCCACACCGCCAATTCTTTGTCCATTTCCAAGCACAAGAGTGCTAGGATAACTTCTGTCTGTGCTGGAAGCAGCTGCTCCCACAGCCCAAGGGCTGAAGGACACTACAGTGGAAGGACCAGGCCCCTGATTTCCGGCAGCTTGCACCACGAAAACGCCAGCTCGCCTTGCAAATAACATGAAAATATCGAACACACTTAAGAAGGTCATTGTGTCTTCTGGGGGTGTGTCTGGTCCTATGGACAGTGTCAAGACATCTACTCCATCCATTGTTGCCTGTCATCAAGAAACAGTTtcatcttttttcctttatgcTGTTCCACCAATTGGGTTTCTGAATACTAAAAAGTTGAACAAGAAGTATCCATCGATGGCGCTTTTAATCTAAAACCCTTCCTTTTTTTAGGTGGGAATTCATCATACAATGGTGTAATACAgttgcatgcatgcatgcatttTACTGTTTCTTGATAAGAACCCAGTTAGatcattttgatttattaagTTCAGCTATTGATTTTTATCCAtttacatcaattttttttgcgGATGAACATTGCTGATACTatgtaaaaaaacaaagaatatgaTCATCAGCTTATTGAGTATAAACATGAGGCCAATAGTTTGGTTGTTTCCAATTCTAATCTCTGTTATGACATGACAAAAATGAAGGCAAAACTGGTCCAAAATAGaggataaagaaaaaatgaaggtaaCCAAACCGATTCATATATAGTATTATGGCATGCATCCTATGATAATGATGGTGCAACATCTGGATTCCACCATTGAAATCTTTATAAATTCATACCATGAAGATTCTTGCATTTAGTGTGGTAAGGTGGCTAGGTTTATCTAATCAGAGGGCCACCCAGGTGGAAAATCAGTCTGAATTATTACCTGATCCATCGCGGAAACCACGTCTGTTAGAGTTCCTACAGTTGGATATATAGCCTTATACACAGCAATTCTGTTGTTCAAAGGGAGAAAGAAAGAGTGATGAAGACACAACACAATACCATCATCTCATCATCATCAACCTTCACCAAAAGCAATGGTTTGATTCATGTTTAACACAACCAAACGGAAACGTACCGCGCTCTTGGGGCCATCCCACTGGCCCGTCCATAGAAGAAGCCATTGAGGACCACTGGAACTCCAGGATTTCCGGCAGCAGTCGAAGCCACGTGGCTAAATAATTCACATTAGCCTAATGTCATAGACTTGCTAAAAAGTCCAAAAAAATATCCAAAGAAAAACACAGTTTCTaatctctttctctcactctctctctatatatgtatatatatttacctTCCATGTCCAACCGCATCAAGAGGTGAGAGGAAGTCATATGAAGTGTTGAGATTAGTAGCAGCTTGAGCCCCGGCTGAGAAGAACCTCGCAGAAACTATCTTACCATTGCAGGAACTTGCAGGAAATCCAGGACCCGCCTCACAGGTCCCCTTAAAATGTGAAGTATTGGAGGTGTAAGGATTTGTGGGATCGTAAGCGAAGCTCGGGTGCAGTGGGTTGATGCCTGTGTCCACAAAACCAATGACAAGCCCTTCACCTGCATTTGCATCTCCACCTTCCTGGCTCCATATCCCTTCAGGTAACCCTAGGAACTGAGGAGTGTACGTAGTCATCAACTTGGCCCCTCTATCTCTCTCCACCAGCGTTACTCCTGGCGCATGTTTGAGTTTATTAGCCTGAATTATTGTACCCGAGAAATGGTTAATCCTTTTGCTGTGTACGAGAGAAAGATGAAGGTTTGAAGCAAGGGAGAAAGAAAGGAGACCTGTGATGGGGTGGTATGGACGGAAAATCCATTGACAATGTGTTTGAAGCTGTAAAGCTTGTTGTAGCTTCCAGAATCTAGAGTGGTCTGGAGGAGTTGATCGTGAGAATCCACCAAGTGCTTTGCATGAGCCTTGTAAACCTCACTGAGCATCCAGACAAAGTGGTGTACGGTAAGATTACTGTTCAACCCATGCtttattttagaatatatttgaaTCATAGCATCTACTACTTCCTCACCTGTTGGGATCAACCCTTTTTCCTTCTTCGAGAGGCCCTGAACCTCGATGAAATGCAACCGGGTCTCCTTCCATTAGAACCAAGTACATGCCACGTTCCTCTGCATGGCAAGCCATGAATGCCATGAGTAGGAGAAGCAGCACTGCACATGGCAATGAACCCGGTACATCTCCGTTAGCCGCCATGGTTAAAGCTGAAGAAAAAATGGAGGGTTGGGGTTAAGGATTAGCTCAGTTGGAAGGGATGATCAGGAGAAGGAACCCTTATAAGCCATGCAAAAACACACTTCCTTAACAGCACTGTTGACGTGAATAAAGCTGGGTATTTAGTGCTTTTAAGAGAAAGACCTGCCCACTTTGATGTAACGGTTGCCTTTCTGTTACTGTCTACTTTTGAAtgtgtatatatgtatgtgaATGGTGTCACTGCCAATCTCACTCCAACAAACCCATTCTGAAAGAgacaaaagagaacaaaataaaCCTTGGGCGGAGTGGCTGTACATCCAATTGGGTAACCATGATCACCATTCACATTAAACCTTTTCCAACCACATTGAAATATAATGATATTGAATAATCTCAACCACCCCTTAGATTGGCTTTTGTGGGTTTAGGGTGGCCCTCGATAGGGGATATATTCCTTCACCTTTGCTTGCTTTAATGGCTGTGCTGCAGCAAC of the Vitis vinifera cultivar Pinot Noir 40024 chromosome 10, ASM3070453v1 genome contains:
- the LOC100243546 gene encoding subtilisin-like protease SBT2.4; this translates as MAANGDVPGSLPCAVLLLLLMAFMACHAEERGMYLVLMEGDPVAFHRGSGPLEEGKRVDPNSEVYKAHAKHLVDSHDQLLQTTLDSGSYNKLYSFKHIVNGFSVHTTPSQANKLKHAPGVTLVERDRGAKLMTTYTPQFLGLPEGIWSQEGGDANAGEGLVIGFVDTGINPLHPSFAYDPTNPYTSNTSHFKGTCEAGPGFPASSCNGKIVSARFFSAGAQAATNLNTSYDFLSPLDAVGHGSHVASTAAGNPGVPVVLNGFFYGRASGMAPRARIAVYKAIYPTVGTLTDVVSAMDQATMDGVDVLTLSIGPDTPPEDTMTFLSVFDIFMLFARRAGVFVVQAAGNQGPGPSTVVSFSPWAVGAAASSTDRSYPSTLVLGNGQRIGGVGLSGPTLGNGLLQYKLVLAKDAVKVNGTFPRTAQYVEECQFAEALDPLLVQGSVVICIFSTGFFNGNSTLTAIIDTARALGFMGFVLVANPNYGDFIAEPLPFSVPGILIPRVAETQIIAQYYEQQTYRDQTGLAVRFSGRAAIGEGRISFFTGRAPIVSRFSSRGPDFIDKSRKPVDVLKPDILAPGHQVWAAWSPISILDPILSGYSFALLSGTSMATPHVAGIAALIKQYNPSWTPSMIASAMSTTATIVDNLGEPIMAEGYDIGSLYLSTHFDFGAGFISPNHAIDPGLVLTSGFEDYISFLCSLPNVNPATIRAITGGVCTQLLNHLSDLNLPSVTISELRGTLLVRRNVKNIGSKQETYLCSVIPPKGVMVSLNPPSFTIVPQGTQDLEIQLNVTQAMEDYSFGGIILTGSLNHIVRIPISVLPVSV